The following are from one region of the Vicugna pacos chromosome 9, VicPac4, whole genome shotgun sequence genome:
- the LEUTX gene encoding paired-like homeodomain transcription factor LEUTX: MLYTLLVSFTLSSCFVRDLSTTFIIGDILYQSLFSIPITEKPSTTRRFRTHFSRGQLRVLRDTFEKTRYPNWFIVNQLSSSIHLDESIIKTWFKNQRVKWRKREQQTGENLSLEDPQQVSSVEEEEASSPATSANSRPTDLSISDASDHEPPKPGIEQPQAAGATPCSSSCGLLPDDLQQINFRDFDLPWASTPYDLDQFIQLYALPGGDGPWSLDHDLFPECSD, from the exons atgttaTACACCCTCCTTGTATCTTTTACCCTTTCTTCTTGCTTTGTACGTGATTTATCCACTACCTTTATTATTGGGGATATTTTGTACCAAAGCCTTTTTTCTATCCCCATTACAGAAAAGCCGAGTACCACTCGCCGATTCCGCACACACTTTAGTCGGGGACAACTTAGAGTACTAAGAGATACATTTGAAAAGACCAGGTACCCAAATTGGTTCATTGTAAACCAGCTTTCTTCAAGTATTCATCTTGACGAGTCGATAATAAAG ACTTGGTTTAAGAATCAGCGTGTCAAATGGAGGAAGCGGGAGCAGCAAACTGGGGAGAATCTGTCACTAGAAGACCCACAACAGGTCAGTtcagtggaggaggaagaggcctcCTCACCTGCCACTTCAGCAAACAGTCGTCCCACAGATCTCAGCATCTCAGATGCCTCTGACCATGAACCACCTAAGCCTGGTATTGAGCAACCTCAGGCGGCCGGTGCTACTCCGTGCAGTTCATCTTGTGGGCTGCTGCCTGATGATCTCCAACAGATAAATTTCAGAGACTTTGACCTTCCTTGGGCCTCCACTCCTTATGACTTGGATCAGTTTATACAATTATATGCCTTACCTGGGGGTGATGGTCCCTGGAGTCTGGATCACGACCTCTTCCCAGAGTGCTCCGATTGA